In Aegilops tauschii subsp. strangulata cultivar AL8/78 chromosome 3, Aet v6.0, whole genome shotgun sequence, one genomic interval encodes:
- the LOC109752911 gene encoding tobamovirus multiplication protein 1 isoform X1, whose product MSRYYAPFRGAASGDGGGCLPLPIIAAEAALAVVDAAIAATAFVQLARIHRHNQQHGWTRQKIFHFMIGLCNIVFLAYFVSTVIATCEKWVCWVHGCGFVLMASPQILLLASFLLLLSFWVDLCHQTNDEDEDDVRSHQEALLDRTKTKPGTRPTDARRKCFPGIQLGSRQKFVILVLVLSFIVMLAFAILIWVGRGENPIDSSLLKKVYLDVFSVVVLVLGAALACYGALLFSKMSKVRSETVSTEKWKVASLAAVSLICFSSSAILALVTNIPVLLYWYSTEAEIIKNAVILFLYYLIGSSVPSGFVLWVMRDMPQRPTVERPTQSRVVTLFRDRPSPTQDPQWRAAVTSSNKALKSSPI is encoded by the exons ATGAGCCGCTACTACGCGCCCTTTCGCGGCGCTGCCAGCGGGGACGGCGGAGGCTGCCTGCCGCTTCCTATCATCGCCGCTGAGGCCGCGCTAGCTGTTGTCGACGCCGCCATTGCTGCCACCGCCTTCGTGCAG TTAGCGAGAATTCACAGGCACAATCAGCAACATGGATGGACTCGGCAAAAG ATATTCCATTTTATGATTGGCCTATGCAACATAG TATTCCTTGCGTATTTCGTATCTACCGTCATCGCTACTTGTGAGAAATGGGTTTGTTGGGTACATGGATGCGGATTTGTTTTGATGG CTAGTCCGCAGATATTGCTTCTTGCCTCGTTTCTACTACTGTTGTCATTCTG GGTTGACCTGTGTCATCAGACAaatgatgaagatgaagatgatgtaAGGAGTCACCAAGAAGCTTTACTAGACAGAACAAAAACCAAACCTGGCACCCGCCCTACTGATGCCCGTCGGAAGTGTTTCCCAGGAATACAGCTTGGAAGCCGGCAAAAATTCGTGATTTTG GTTCTTGTACTGTCATTTATTGTTATGCTCGCCTTTGCCATCCTCATCTGGGTTGGTAGGGGAGAAAATCCTATTGATTCATCACTCCTGAAAAAG GTTTATTTGGATGTGTTTTCAGTAGTTGTTCTAGTACTTGGCGCTGCTTTGGCATGTTATG GTGCATTATTGTTCTCGAAGATGAGCAAAGTTCGTTCTGAAACCGTGTCAACTGAGAAGTGGAAG GTTGCCAGTTTAGCTGCTGTCTCACTTATCTGTTTCTCGTCTTCTGCTATACTAGCACTTGTTACTAATATTCCA GTGCTTTTGTATTGGTACTCGACTGAGGCGGAGATCATAAAAAATGCTGTTATATTATTTTTATATTATTTAATAG GCTCATCGGTGCCATCAGGATTTGTTTTATGGGTCATGAGAGATATGCCTCAACGACCAACAGTGGAAAGGCCCACCCAATCGAGAGTGGTTACCTTGTTCAGGGACAGACCATCCCCTACACAGGATCCACAGTGGAGAGCTGCTGTTACATCCTCTAACAAG GCCCTCAAGTCAAGCCCAATTTAA
- the LOC109752911 gene encoding uncharacterized protein isoform X3, whose product MDSAKVFLAYFVSTVIATCEKWVCWVHGCGFVLMASPQILLLASFLLLLSFWVDLCHQTNDEDEDDVRSHQEALLDRTKTKPGTRPTDARRKCFPGIQLGSRQKFVILVLVLSFIVMLAFAILIWVGRGENPIDSSLLKKVYLDVFSVVVLVLGAALACYGALLFSKMSKVRSETVSTEKWKVASLAAVSLICFSSSAILALVTNIPVLLYWYSTEAEIIKNAVILFLYYLIGSSVPSGFVLWVMRDMPQRPTVERPTQSRVVTLFRDRPSPTQDPQWRAAVTSSNKALKSSPI is encoded by the exons ATGGACTCGGCAAAAG TATTCCTTGCGTATTTCGTATCTACCGTCATCGCTACTTGTGAGAAATGGGTTTGTTGGGTACATGGATGCGGATTTGTTTTGATGG CTAGTCCGCAGATATTGCTTCTTGCCTCGTTTCTACTACTGTTGTCATTCTG GGTTGACCTGTGTCATCAGACAaatgatgaagatgaagatgatgtaAGGAGTCACCAAGAAGCTTTACTAGACAGAACAAAAACCAAACCTGGCACCCGCCCTACTGATGCCCGTCGGAAGTGTTTCCCAGGAATACAGCTTGGAAGCCGGCAAAAATTCGTGATTTTG GTTCTTGTACTGTCATTTATTGTTATGCTCGCCTTTGCCATCCTCATCTGGGTTGGTAGGGGAGAAAATCCTATTGATTCATCACTCCTGAAAAAG GTTTATTTGGATGTGTTTTCAGTAGTTGTTCTAGTACTTGGCGCTGCTTTGGCATGTTATG GTGCATTATTGTTCTCGAAGATGAGCAAAGTTCGTTCTGAAACCGTGTCAACTGAGAAGTGGAAG GTTGCCAGTTTAGCTGCTGTCTCACTTATCTGTTTCTCGTCTTCTGCTATACTAGCACTTGTTACTAATATTCCA GTGCTTTTGTATTGGTACTCGACTGAGGCGGAGATCATAAAAAATGCTGTTATATTATTTTTATATTATTTAATAG GCTCATCGGTGCCATCAGGATTTGTTTTATGGGTCATGAGAGATATGCCTCAACGACCAACAGTGGAAAGGCCCACCCAATCGAGAGTGGTTACCTTGTTCAGGGACAGACCATCCCCTACACAGGATCCACAGTGGAGAGCTGCTGTTACATCCTCTAACAAG GCCCTCAAGTCAAGCCCAATTTAA
- the LOC109752911 gene encoding uncharacterized protein isoform X2, which translates to MSSTARFNGILYLLQIFHFMIGLCNIVFLAYFVSTVIATCEKWVCWVHGCGFVLMASPQILLLASFLLLLSFWVDLCHQTNDEDEDDVRSHQEALLDRTKTKPGTRPTDARRKCFPGIQLGSRQKFVILVLVLSFIVMLAFAILIWVGRGENPIDSSLLKKVYLDVFSVVVLVLGAALACYGALLFSKMSKVRSETVSTEKWKVASLAAVSLICFSSSAILALVTNIPVLLYWYSTEAEIIKNAVILFLYYLIGSSVPSGFVLWVMRDMPQRPTVERPTQSRVVTLFRDRPSPTQDPQWRAAVTSSNKALKSSPI; encoded by the exons ATGAGCTCAACTGCCAGATTTAATGGTATATTATATCTCTTGCAGATATTCCATTTTATGATTGGCCTATGCAACATAG TATTCCTTGCGTATTTCGTATCTACCGTCATCGCTACTTGTGAGAAATGGGTTTGTTGGGTACATGGATGCGGATTTGTTTTGATGG CTAGTCCGCAGATATTGCTTCTTGCCTCGTTTCTACTACTGTTGTCATTCTG GGTTGACCTGTGTCATCAGACAaatgatgaagatgaagatgatgtaAGGAGTCACCAAGAAGCTTTACTAGACAGAACAAAAACCAAACCTGGCACCCGCCCTACTGATGCCCGTCGGAAGTGTTTCCCAGGAATACAGCTTGGAAGCCGGCAAAAATTCGTGATTTTG GTTCTTGTACTGTCATTTATTGTTATGCTCGCCTTTGCCATCCTCATCTGGGTTGGTAGGGGAGAAAATCCTATTGATTCATCACTCCTGAAAAAG GTTTATTTGGATGTGTTTTCAGTAGTTGTTCTAGTACTTGGCGCTGCTTTGGCATGTTATG GTGCATTATTGTTCTCGAAGATGAGCAAAGTTCGTTCTGAAACCGTGTCAACTGAGAAGTGGAAG GTTGCCAGTTTAGCTGCTGTCTCACTTATCTGTTTCTCGTCTTCTGCTATACTAGCACTTGTTACTAATATTCCA GTGCTTTTGTATTGGTACTCGACTGAGGCGGAGATCATAAAAAATGCTGTTATATTATTTTTATATTATTTAATAG GCTCATCGGTGCCATCAGGATTTGTTTTATGGGTCATGAGAGATATGCCTCAACGACCAACAGTGGAAAGGCCCACCCAATCGAGAGTGGTTACCTTGTTCAGGGACAGACCATCCCCTACACAGGATCCACAGTGGAGAGCTGCTGTTACATCCTCTAACAAG GCCCTCAAGTCAAGCCCAATTTAA
- the LOC109752936 gene encoding uncharacterized protein, producing the protein MGATEPSSAPPHRPVSMSSCMPSPSWSPPGPGGRHRAAVVVRRLQVAARDAIPGVGWCGHRAWRKLLRRLAQETRCICSSPAPPSRPSTFGYDAVSYAKNFDDGRSHAPHALPCAAAADKQARR; encoded by the coding sequence ATGGGCGCCACTGAGCCGTCGTCCGCGCCACCGCACCGCCCCGTCAGCATGTCGTCGTGCATGCCCTCCCCCTCCTGGTCGCCGCCCGGGCCCGGCGGCCGGCACCGCGCCGCCGTCGTGGTGCGGCGCCTGCAGGTGGCGGCGCGCGACGCCATCCCGGGCGTGGGCTGGTGCGGGCACCGCGCGTGGCGCAAGCTGCTCCGGCGGTTGGCGCAGGAGACCCGGTGCATCTGCAGCTCCCCGGCGCCGCCCTCCAGGCCCAGCACCTTCGGCTACGACGCCGTCAGCTACGCCAAGAACTTCGACGACGGGCGCTCCCACGCGCCCCACGCCCTcccctgcgccgccgccgccgacaagCAGGCCCGCCGCTGA